In one Lolium rigidum isolate FL_2022 chromosome 3, APGP_CSIRO_Lrig_0.1, whole genome shotgun sequence genomic region, the following are encoded:
- the LOC124699665 gene encoding putative F-box/FBD/LRR-repeat protein At5g56810 isoform X2, producing the protein MADRAEASGDDRISALPLDVRLRLLSMLPVEDAVRSSELSREWRGLWKKMPSLRLVGLERFETAEGFNKFVNHLIVLRGHLPLDKFKIDVRESEAAERYPYANMWIQYALICKVRVLSVFCEAVVDDCIQLTVPLVSERLTTLNFTDIDFEKCSALVDSKLSLDFSGCPLLKSLSMDKCTIYVDKISSKSLKRLLITFSFLSHSRTWISAPSLVSLELSDCCGQAPVLESMPFLQSAFIRLSENQGSCDVMYPPVQKYAHRSCECCYGYHFSGYQSVLLNGLSNATHLELIADPEVYIYRRDLACCPVFGNLKTLLLNEWCVDNGLHRLVCILQHSPILEKLTLLFYNTKGVPSAMKDDGNHDPVEQTFACPHLKVVNIKCQVRNERVSKTLKLLSTCGVPCEHIRLKLNQLRSYPFSY; encoded by the exons ATGGCAGACAGGGCTGAGGCAAGCGGCGACGACCGAATCAGCGCCCTCCCTCTCGACGTCCGTCTGCGCTTGCTTTCCATGTTGCCCGTGGAAGATGCAGTGCGGAGCAGCGAGCTCTCCCGCGAGTGGCGCGGGCTCTGGAAGAAAATGCCCAGCCTGCGCCTCGTCGGTTTAGAGCGGTTCGAGACCGCCGAGGGTTTCAACAAGTTCGTGAACCATCTCATCGTTCTCCGCGGCCACTTGCCCCTCGACAAGTTCAAGATCGATGTCCGGGAATCTGAGGCAGCTGAGCGGTACCCATACGCCAATATGTGGATCCAGTACGCTCTAATCTGCAAGGTTCGGGTGCTCAGCGTCTTCTGCGAAGCTGTTGTCGACGATTGTATACAACTCACCGTGCCTCTTGTCTCTGAGCGCCTGACGACCCTGAATTTTACCGATATTGATTTCGAGAAGTGCTCTGCACTTGTTGACTCGAAGCTATCTCTGGATTTCTCAGGCTGCCCGTTGTTAAAGAGTCTAAGCATGGATAAGTGCACCATTTACGTGGACAAGATCTCATCCAAATCGCTAAAGCGGCTGCTCATCACCTTTTCTTTCTTATCACACTCGCGCACATGGATTTCTGCACCAAGTCTTGTTTCATTGGAGCTCAGTGATTGCTGTGGCCAGGCTCCTGTCCTTGAAAGCATGCCATTCCTACAAAGTGCATTCATTAGGCTCAGTGAGAATCAGGGCTCGTGTGATGTTATGTATCCTCCGGTACAGAAATATGCCCATCGAAGTTGTGAATGTTGTTACGGTTACCATTTTAGCGGTTACCAGAGTGTGCTTCTCAATGGTTTGTCCAATGCTACCCATCTGGAGTTGATAGCTGACCCTGAAGTG TATATCTACAGAAGGGATTTGGCTTGTTGCCCTGTATTTGGCAATTTGAAGACTCTGTTACTCAACGAGTGGTGTGTGGATAATGGCTTACATAGACTAGTTTGCATTCTTCAACACTCGCCTATTCTTGAGAAGCTCACACTTCTGTTTTATAACACTAAG GGTGTCCCTAGTGCAATGAAAGACGATGGGAACCATGATCCAGTAGAACAAACATTTGCATGTCCGCACCTTAAGGTAGTTAACATCAAATGTCAAGTGAGGAATGAGAGGGTTTCCAAAACATTGAAGCTCTTGAGTACATGTGGCGTACCTTGTGAGCACATTAGGTTGAAGCTCAACCAGTTACGCTCATATC CTTTCAGCTACTAG
- the LOC124699665 gene encoding F-box/FBD/LRR-repeat protein At5g22700-like isoform X1 gives MADRAEASGDDRISALPLDVRLRLLSMLPVEDAVRSSELSREWRGLWKKMPSLRLVGLERFETAEGFNKFVNHLIVLRGHLPLDKFKIDVRESEAAERYPYANMWIQYALICKVRVLSVFCEAVVDDCIQLTVPLVSERLTTLNFTDIDFEKCSALVDSKLSLDFSGCPLLKSLSMDKCTIYVDKISSKSLKRLLITFSFLSHSRTWISAPSLVSLELSDCCGQAPVLESMPFLQSAFIRLSENQGSCDVMYPPVQKYAHRSCECCYGYHFSGYQSVLLNGLSNATHLELIADPEVYIYRRDLACCPVFGNLKTLLLNEWCVDNGLHRLVCILQHSPILEKLTLLFYNTKGVPSAMKDDGNHDPVEQTFACPHLKVVNIKCQVRNERVSKTLKLLSTCGVPCEHIRLKLNQLRSYRKLTIFILHALQGFCNLLNCCKSKSKTRDFNLCTLRCLLYFLCGTEMDTDASISRNKDTWIHLNNFNNKL, from the exons ATGGCAGACAGGGCTGAGGCAAGCGGCGACGACCGAATCAGCGCCCTCCCTCTCGACGTCCGTCTGCGCTTGCTTTCCATGTTGCCCGTGGAAGATGCAGTGCGGAGCAGCGAGCTCTCCCGCGAGTGGCGCGGGCTCTGGAAGAAAATGCCCAGCCTGCGCCTCGTCGGTTTAGAGCGGTTCGAGACCGCCGAGGGTTTCAACAAGTTCGTGAACCATCTCATCGTTCTCCGCGGCCACTTGCCCCTCGACAAGTTCAAGATCGATGTCCGGGAATCTGAGGCAGCTGAGCGGTACCCATACGCCAATATGTGGATCCAGTACGCTCTAATCTGCAAGGTTCGGGTGCTCAGCGTCTTCTGCGAAGCTGTTGTCGACGATTGTATACAACTCACCGTGCCTCTTGTCTCTGAGCGCCTGACGACCCTGAATTTTACCGATATTGATTTCGAGAAGTGCTCTGCACTTGTTGACTCGAAGCTATCTCTGGATTTCTCAGGCTGCCCGTTGTTAAAGAGTCTAAGCATGGATAAGTGCACCATTTACGTGGACAAGATCTCATCCAAATCGCTAAAGCGGCTGCTCATCACCTTTTCTTTCTTATCACACTCGCGCACATGGATTTCTGCACCAAGTCTTGTTTCATTGGAGCTCAGTGATTGCTGTGGCCAGGCTCCTGTCCTTGAAAGCATGCCATTCCTACAAAGTGCATTCATTAGGCTCAGTGAGAATCAGGGCTCGTGTGATGTTATGTATCCTCCGGTACAGAAATATGCCCATCGAAGTTGTGAATGTTGTTACGGTTACCATTTTAGCGGTTACCAGAGTGTGCTTCTCAATGGTTTGTCCAATGCTACCCATCTGGAGTTGATAGCTGACCCTGAAGTG TATATCTACAGAAGGGATTTGGCTTGTTGCCCTGTATTTGGCAATTTGAAGACTCTGTTACTCAACGAGTGGTGTGTGGATAATGGCTTACATAGACTAGTTTGCATTCTTCAACACTCGCCTATTCTTGAGAAGCTCACACTTCTGTTTTATAACACTAAG GGTGTCCCTAGTGCAATGAAAGACGATGGGAACCATGATCCAGTAGAACAAACATTTGCATGTCCGCACCTTAAGGTAGTTAACATCAAATGTCAAGTGAGGAATGAGAGGGTTTCCAAAACATTGAAGCTCTTGAGTACATGTGGCGTACCTTGTGAGCACATTAGGTTGAAGCTCAACCAGTTACGCTCATATCGTAAGTTGACTATTTTCATTCTCCATGCCTTGCAAGGTTTCTGCAATCTTCTAAACTGTTGCAAGTCTAAAAGtaagacacgagattttaaccttTGCACTCTAAGATGTCTGCTTTATTTCCTATGCGGCACCGAAATGGATACAGATGCGTCAATTTCTAGAAATAAGGATACATGGAtacatttgaacaattttaataaTAAATTATAA